CTTTTCTATCCTTCTTCCGGAATTATTTTGTAACATCAGGGTGTATATCCCGTCACTTATAACTCCCGATAAATTAACGGATAATAATTTATTACCGGGCAGTATATTTTTGGAATAAACAACCTCGCCCAGTGTATTGAATATTGTCACCGTCATACGTTCATTTAGTGCAGAACCGAAATCAATATTCAGGTAGCCATCCGAAGGATTTGGATATATATTTATATACGCATCCGGCAAGCTCAGATTATTTATTCCTGTTAACGTAAAATTTAAAATGGTTGAAGTAGAGGAGCAGCCGAACCCATTTGTTACAGTCACTGAATAAAAGCCTGAAACGGTTGGAGTATAAAACTGACCTGTCGCACCGCCTATAGGACTGCCATTTAGGTTCCATTGATTTCCGGTTGAAGCTGATGATGCGAGCAAGCTCCCGTTTTGCAATATTGTTGGAACAGGTGGAACAGGATTAACTGTTATTGTTTGTGTGGCAGTGGCCGTACAGCTGTTGCTGCCTGTTACCGTTAAAGTATAGGTAGTTGTTGCACCTGGTGATACCATAATTGAACTTGTTGTTTCAGCAGTGGACCAGGTATAAGTACCATCCCCCGTGCCATTTAAATTTGTGGACTGACCATTGCAAATGGTGTTGTTTGCCGCATTAACTCCTGCTGTTGGTTTAGGTAAGACTGTTACAGAAGCAAGATTTGAAATAGCGGTACATCCGTTGGCATCCGTCTTCTTTAAAGTGTAAAATCCGGTTTGTGTCGGATAATAATTTTGCGCTGTTGCGCCGGTAATCGGATTTCCATTAAAGAGCCATTGGTTCCCGGATGAATAATTGGAGCTTAAGCTGCCCGTGCCGGAACAAAAAGTATTTCCCCCATTAACAGTTATGGAAGGTGTAGGCGGAGATAAAACCGTAATGTATTTTTTATAAGTTATTGTATCAATCCCAACAGAATCAGTTACAATTAAAACTACATCATAAGAACCTGCAGCCGGATAAGAGATTTTTGGATTTTTCAGTGCTGAAGTAGAAGGGTTGCCGCCTGAAAAAGTCCATTTCCAGTTTGTGGGGTTTTTCTTGTTATTATCGGTGAACTGAACCGAATCGCCTTGGCAAACACTGGTTGGCGAGGCAGAAAAGGCAGAACTGCAAGTATAGCCTTTGTAAATTTGATCAATTTCTGAAGCTGTAATTGCACGATTATAAATGAGTATATCATCTATATAACCAGTAAAATGAATGTCTCCCAAGCTGGCATCAGTTCCCCCACCTATCAACAATGTTTTATTTCTGTTAATCAAAGAAGATGTATAAGCTGTGCTACTTACTACACTATCATTTTTGTATATTTTTTTAATGCCTTTAGATTGACTAATAATAAAAACATAGTGATCCCAAGCTGATTTATAAGTAATGCCATTTATCATCGTTCTGCCATTATTAAAGATGTCGCCATAGTCAAAAAAGATTGCAGATGGCGAAGCTATATATTGTACAGCTCCAACTAAACGGTCGGCAGTATTGTCAGGGGAAAGCATAAAAACCGCATTTGATGTTAATGAGGTGGCTTTCGCCCAAAGACTAATGGAAAGTTCATTTTGTGAAATAAGATTATTGAAATTATTTACTGCTATATTATCAGAAGATCCGTTGAATAAATAAGCGCTATTTGAGTTGCCAAATCTATCAGGAGCTAAGGATGCACCGTTGACTACCCCATTACGATTATTTCCGCTATAATCATTTGCATCCCCTTTAAAAGGGAAACAAGCAACCAATCCGCTATCTAATTTGTTTGCAGTCGGGATACAACTATTCGCCGGATAATTAAATAATTCATCAACTTCAGAAGCGGTGATTGCACGATCAAAAATAAGAATATCATCTAAATAACCTGTGAAGCCTATGTCTCCCCCACTGGCATCAGTGCCTCCGCCTATAAAAAGTGTTCGATTTTTGTTAGTCAACGAGGAAGTATAAGCAGTACTACTTATTTGGACATTGTTTTTAAATACTTTTTTAATATTTTTTGATTGGCTGACAATGAATACATAATGATCCCATTTTGATTGATATGTAATTCCATCAATAAATGTTCGTCCTCCACTAAATATATTGCCATAATCCCAGATAACAGCAGATGGAGAAGCTACATATTGAACACATGCAACGCAGCGATCAGAAGAAGCATCAGGAGACAGTAAAATAGGACAATTTGATGTCAGTGAGGTAGCCTTTGCCCAAAGGCTAATAGTTAGTTCGTTTTTTGAAATAAGGTTATTAAAATTGCTTATAGCAATATGGTCGGTTGAACCATTGAACAGATATGCACTATTTGAATTGCCGAATCTATCAGAAGCCAAAGTAGCGCCAGTTACCACCCCATTATTATTGTTTCCGCTGTGATCATTCGCATCACCCTTAAAGGTATAGCATGCAACTAATCCGCTATCCAGGTTTGCCTGGCCAAATGTTTTAGTAAAAGCAGAAATTAAGAGTAAGAACATCAGTAATCGGAAGTACTTTGTTTCCATAGAATTTTTTTTAATTGAACAAGTAAATTTAATCCATTTTAGCTGAAAATCAATAATTTGTCTTTGCAAATGAAAGAAAATAGACTAATTAACTGTTTTTTCTAAAACTATAGTTTCAAACAACCCAATTTGGCGTAATATTGGGGAAAGGAGCCATTCAATTCCTTTAAAGGCGCTATAACTCCAATCTGGTACCAGTGACTTTCTCGAAACGCCTCCGCTTAAAACGTAACGAATTGGTGTATGGTACTCAATCGTTTTTAACCTAAGTTTTGGGTAGGTATCCTGAAATTTTTTAATATCCCGTTCAAAATAAATATACGGCAAAGCCTGGTTAGATCCTGAAAGGGGACCTGAAGATTGAATTTCCCACGAACCTTTTTCATCAAAAGGTTCGTGATGATAGTTTTTATAAATAAAACGACTTATGATACTATTTGCAGGTTCGATCATAATAATTTTTCCACCCTTTTTAAGTGTACGTTGCGCTTCAGCGAGAAATAAGTATGGTTTTGGTATGTGATGAAAGACATTGATCATAAAGATTGCACTTAACTCACAATCTTTAAATGGAATTTCTTCGGCTGAAAAAGTCATGTCGCAATGATTAAGGGGCATAATGTCTGATGTAATAACTGAAGGAATAACTTCCTTAATAAAGCCGCCTCCGGAACCAATTTCGAGAAGTTTGCCCTCCGGCACTTCAGCAAGGTGTCTTTTAAAAATCAAATACCAATCAATGTAAATTTGTTTCAAAAATGGCTTTGATAAAATGATCTCACGATGCAGCAAAGTTGTTTGGGGGTCGTCAAGATGCGTTTCTATTTTATATTTTAAAAAGCTCATCAGTAATTAATTTGATAAAGAAAAGCAGGCTCGATCTGAGATTCCACAGGAGAAGGTATCTGATGAATCAATTTAATTTTTTCGGGATATTTTTTTGCAATTGGTTCCATCATGCGGTGTAGAGTGTTAATTACATTGCCATCTGCTTTAGCCGGATCACGGCGCAGGCTCGCCAGAACTACATGCGTTACTTTATTCCTCCTAAAGTACGCCAGGACAGAATCGGGATTTGAATATCCTGTTGTTGTGTCAAGTGCAAAAACCTTATATACAGGAAAAAACTTTTTTCCATTCCCGTAAATAAAGGACATAGAAGCTTTTCGACTCGCAACTAATGCAGTATCTGGTAAATTGCCAGAACACCACTCACTCATTTTAAAAAAGTTTTTCCAGTCAGGAGTGTAACCAAAATACTTATCTCCTTTCAGATTCTTTATAACAATTGGGATATTGTTTGCCGATTTTTTAA
The sequence above is drawn from the Bacteroidota bacterium genome and encodes:
- a CDS encoding class I SAM-dependent methyltransferase → MSFLKYKIETHLDDPQTTLLHREIILSKPFLKQIYIDWYLIFKRHLAEVPEGKLLEIGSGGGFIKEVIPSVITSDIMPLNHCDMTFSAEEIPFKDCELSAIFMINVFHHIPKPYLFLAEAQRTLKKGGKIIMIEPANSIISRFIYKNYHHEPFDEKGSWEIQSSGPLSGSNQALPYIYFERDIKKFQDTYPKLRLKTIEYHTPIRYVLSGGVSRKSLVPDWSYSAFKGIEWLLSPILRQIGLFETIVLEKTVN
- a CDS encoding PKD domain-containing protein — its product is METKYFRLLMFLLLISAFTKTFGQANLDSGLVACYTFKGDANDHSGNNNNGVVTGATLASDRFGNSNSAYLFNGSTDHIAISNFNNLISKNELTISLWAKATSLTSNCPILLSPDASSDRCVACVQYVASPSAVIWDYGNIFSGGRTFIDGITYQSKWDHYVFIVSQSKNIKKVFKNNVQISSTAYTSSLTNKNRTLFIGGGTDASGGDIGFTGYLDDILIFDRAITASEVDELFNYPANSCIPTANKLDSGLVACFPFKGDANDYSGNNRNGVVNGASLAPDRFGNSNSAYLFNGSSDNIAVNNFNNLISQNELSISLWAKATSLTSNAVFMLSPDNTADRLVGAVQYIASPSAIFFDYGDIFNNGRTMINGITYKSAWDHYVFIISQSKGIKKIYKNDSVVSSTAYTSSLINRNKTLLIGGGTDASLGDIHFTGYIDDILIYNRAITASEIDQIYKGYTCSSAFSASPTSVCQGDSVQFTDNNKKNPTNWKWTFSGGNPSTSALKNPKISYPAAGSYDVVLIVTDSVGIDTITYKKYITVLSPPTPSITVNGGNTFCSGTGSLSSNYSSGNQWLFNGNPITGATAQNYYPTQTGFYTLKKTDANGCTAISNLASVTVLPKPTAGVNAANNTICNGQSTNLNGTGDGTYTWSTAETTSSIMVSPGATTTYTLTVTGSNSCTATATQTITVNPVPPVPTILQNGSLLASSASTGNQWNLNGSPIGGATGQFYTPTVSGFYSVTVTNGFGCSSTSTILNFTLTGINNLSLPDAYINIYPNPSDGYLNIDFGSALNERMTVTIFNTLGEVVYSKNILPGNKLLSVNLSGVISDGIYTLMLQNNSGRRIEKVVFAE